A genomic region of Metopolophium dirhodum isolate CAU chromosome 1, ASM1992520v1, whole genome shotgun sequence contains the following coding sequences:
- the LOC132941900 gene encoding SCAN domain-containing protein 3-like produces the protein MSKQKKLDFFLKNPNTSVITTAEEPTPSTSDVTSSLEPKPKKPKIRKFDPSYLGFGFTYKDDCPQCVICSEILTNSSMAPAKLLRHLETKHQQYKSKSIDFFKRKESELKAQKTLIRNTGAENVLALKASFLISLRIAKSKKNFTIEEDLIMPCMVDANLTLFGDKSAKKIKTIPLSNDTVSNRITMMSDDVHQQLIRKIKRSKLYALQLDESTDITDKALLLIYTRYVDWDEKEIKEKFLNCLELKKHTTGAEIFSALSDCFLSTDLKMSDCISICTDGAANMTGRHPGLVAKMKQVAPNIQSTHCMIHREMFASKRMSAEFNQVLTTAVKTVNFIKSSSLNSRLLAMLCDEMGSAHRTLLLHAEVRWLSRGRILKRLCELREEIIIFLSSKNCDLVQYFKDIDWNMKLCYLADIFQLLNEPNLSLQGTQKTMFHSYSKIEGQKKKI, from the coding sequence atgagTAAACAAAAGAAGTtggatttctttttaaaaaatccaaatacTAGTGTTATTACTACTGCTGAGGAACCAACACCATCAACGAGTGATGTCACATCTTCGTTGGAACCAAAACCGAAGAAACCGAAAATTCGTAAGTTCGATCCCTCATACCTAGGATTCGGATTTACATATAAAGATGATTGCCCTCAATGCGTTATTTGCTCGGAAATTTTAACTAATAGTTCTATGGCTCCAGCAAAACTTCTAAGACATTTGGAAACAAAACACCAGCAGTATAAGAGTAAGTcaatcgatttttttaaaagaaaagagAGTGAATTGAAAGCTCAGAAGACACTAATTCGAAATACGGGAGCTGAAAATGTGTTAGCCCTTAAAGCGTCATTTTTGATATCACTTCGCAttgcaaaatcaaaaaaaaattttaccataGAAGAAGACTTAATTATGCCTTGCATGGTCGATGCCAACCTTACACTTTTTGGAGATAAATctgctaaaaaaataaaaacaatacctCTTTCTAATGATACAGTTTCAAATCGCATAACTATGATGAGCGATGATGTTCATCAGCaacttataagaaaaataaaaaggtcAAAGCTCTATGCTCTTCAATTAGATGAGTCGACTGATATTACTGATAAAGCACTGCTACTTATTTATACTCGGTATGTGGACTGGGACGAAAAAGAAATCAAAGAAAAATTCTTGAACTGCTTGGAACTGAAGAAACATACAACTGGCGCTGAAATTTTTTCTGCATTGTCTGATTGTTTCTTAAGTACAGATTTAAAGATGTCAGACTGTATCTCAATTTGTACTGATGGCGCGGCTAATATGACTGGTAGGCATCCAGGACTAGTCGCAAAAATGAAACAAGTAGCTCCAAATATACAAAGCACACATTGTATGATACACCGAGAAATGTTCGCAAGTAAAAGAATGAGTGCCGAGTTTAATCAAGTACTAACAACAGCTGTCAAAACAGTAAATTTTATTAAGTCCAGCTCTCTTAATTCACGACTGCTTGCAATGTTGTGTGATGAAATGGGATCCGCACATAGAACGCTATTATTGCATGCGGAAGTTCGCTGGCTTTCGAGAGGTCGGATATTAAAAAGACTGTGTGAACTTAgagaagaaataataatatttttatcaagcaAAAATTGTGACCTGGTTCAGTACTTCAAAGACATAGATTGGAACATGAAATTATGTTATCTTGCAGACATATTTCAACTTTTGAATGAGCCTAACCTGTCTCTTCAAGGAACACAGAAAACCATGTTTCACAGTTACAGTAAAATAGAAgggcaaaagaaaaaaatttaa